GGCCGCGTCATCAACCCGCTCGGCCAGCCGATCGACGGTCAGGGCGACATCGAGGCCGAAGGTCGCCGCGAACTCGAGCTGCAGGCGCCCTCGGTGGTGCAGCGCCAGGGTGTCGGTGAGCCGCTGCAGACCGGTATCAAGGCCATCGACGCGATGACCCCGATCGGTCGCGGGCAGCGCCAGCTGATCATCGGTGACCGCAAGACCGGCAAGACCGCCGTGTGCGTCGACACCATCCTGAACCAGCGGGGAGCCTGGGAGACCGGCGATCCCAACCAGCAGGTGCGCTGCGTCTACGTCGCGATCGGCCAGAAGGGCACCACGATCGCCTCGGTGAAGCGGGCCCTCGAAGACGGTGGCGCGATGGAGTACACCACCATCGTCGCGGCCCCGGCTTCCGACGCCGCCGGCTTCAAATGGCTTGCGCCCTACACGGGTTCGGCCATCGGACAGCACTGGATGTACAACGGCAAGCACGTGCTGATCGTGTTCGACGATCTGTCCAAGCAGGCCGACGCCTACCGCGCCATCTCGCTGCTGCTGCGCCGCCCGCCGGGCCGCGAAGCCTTCCCGGGCGACGTCTTCTACCTGCACTCCCGCCTGCTGGAGCGCTGCGCCAAGCTGTCCGACGAGCTCGGTGGCGGCTCGATGACCGGTCTGCCGATCATCGAGACCAAGGCCAACGACATCTCGGCGTTCATCCCGACCAACGTCATCTCGATCACCGACGGCCAGTGCTTCCTGGAGTCCGACCTGTTCAACCAGGGCGTTCGCCCGGCCGTGAACGTCGGTGTCTCGGTGTCCCGCGTCGGTGGTGCCGCCCAGATCAAGGCAATGAAGGAAGTGGCCGGAAGTCTGCGCTTGGACCTGTCGCAGTACCGCGAGCTGGAGGCCTTCGCGGCCTTCGCCTCCGACCTCGACGCTGCGTCGAAGGCTCAGCTGGACCGCGGTGTGCGCCTCGTCGAGCTGCTCAAGCAGGCCCAGTACAGCCCGATGGCGGTCGAGGATCAGGTCGTCGCGATCTTCCTGGGCACTCAGGGGCATCTGGATTCTGTTCCTGCCGAGGATGTCTCGCGCTTCGAGTCCGAATTCCTGGAGCACGTGAAGGCCAGCCACTCGGAGATCCTCACCGGCATCAAGGAGTCCAAGAAGCTCTCCGAGGAGGCCGAGGAGAAGCTGGTCTCGGCCATCAACGAGTTCAAGAAGGGTTTCGCCGCCAGCGACGGCAGCTCGGTGGTCGCCGACGAGCACGAGGCTGACGCTTTGGATCCCGAGGACCTGGAGAAGGAATCGGTCAAGGTCCGTAAGCCGGCGCCAAAAAAGAACTAGTAGAAGAGCTATAGGGAAATGGCAGCCACACTTCGCGAACTACGCGGACGTATCAAATCCGCCTCGTCGATCAAGAAGATCACGAAGGCTCAGGAGCTGATCGCCACGTCGCGG
This is a stretch of genomic DNA from Mycobacterium sp. ELW1. It encodes these proteins:
- the atpA gene encoding F0F1 ATP synthase subunit alpha, with product MAELTISADDIQGAVQEYVSSFEADTGREEIGTVIDAGDGIAHVEGLPSVMTQELLEFPGGVLGVALNLDEHSVGAVILGEFEKIAEGQQVKRTGEVLSVPVGDAFLGRVINPLGQPIDGQGDIEAEGRRELELQAPSVVQRQGVGEPLQTGIKAIDAMTPIGRGQRQLIIGDRKTGKTAVCVDTILNQRGAWETGDPNQQVRCVYVAIGQKGTTIASVKRALEDGGAMEYTTIVAAPASDAAGFKWLAPYTGSAIGQHWMYNGKHVLIVFDDLSKQADAYRAISLLLRRPPGREAFPGDVFYLHSRLLERCAKLSDELGGGSMTGLPIIETKANDISAFIPTNVISITDGQCFLESDLFNQGVRPAVNVGVSVSRVGGAAQIKAMKEVAGSLRLDLSQYRELEAFAAFASDLDAASKAQLDRGVRLVELLKQAQYSPMAVEDQVVAIFLGTQGHLDSVPAEDVSRFESEFLEHVKASHSEILTGIKESKKLSEEAEEKLVSAINEFKKGFAASDGSSVVADEHEADALDPEDLEKESVKVRKPAPKKN